From the genome of Gemmatimonadota bacterium, one region includes:
- a CDS encoding ABC transporter permease — translation MIEIVLVAMAAIKANVLRSVLTTLGIVIGVGAVIAMVALGEGARRQVEDDINRIGTTVLTIRPGQQFWGGVGRGDADLSVEDAEALRAETQGLLKISPEISSRHTTAYLRWNTYRQVTGVWPEYFDIYNHGIEHGRLFHQGEVNGRQRVAVLGSNIPNELGETPPEDLIGERIQIRGIGFEVVGVLEEKGDVGWYRPDDQIFIPQSTAQYRVMGGRDRLSSIYASTETVAELDFAYTEIDRVMRREHRIRPGDDPDFNVRNSAELIETFNEANETFGYLLAGIAGVSLLVGGIGIMNIMLVSVTERTREIGIRKALGATRQAILSQFLVEAFTLCLLGGLLGVALGYGASEFAKDRFGWELVVSPETVALALGVSAGIGIFFGIWPARRASILDPIDALRYE, via the coding sequence ATCATTGAGATCGTTCTCGTAGCCATGGCCGCGATCAAGGCCAATGTCCTGCGTTCCGTGCTGACCACCTTGGGCATCGTGATCGGAGTCGGAGCGGTGATCGCCATGGTCGCCCTCGGCGAAGGCGCCCGCCGCCAAGTGGAGGATGACATCAACAGGATCGGCACCACCGTCCTGACCATTCGTCCGGGGCAGCAGTTCTGGGGTGGAGTGGGGCGCGGCGACGCCGACCTCTCGGTGGAGGACGCCGAGGCTCTCAGAGCCGAGACTCAGGGTCTGCTCAAGATCTCGCCCGAGATCTCCTCCCGCCACACCACGGCCTATCTGCGTTGGAACACCTACCGGCAGGTCACCGGAGTCTGGCCGGAGTACTTCGATATCTACAACCACGGCATAGAGCACGGCCGCCTCTTTCACCAGGGCGAGGTGAACGGCAGGCAGAGGGTCGCGGTGCTCGGTTCGAACATCCCGAACGAACTCGGAGAGACCCCACCGGAAGATCTGATAGGCGAGCGCATCCAGATCAGGGGGATCGGCTTCGAGGTGGTCGGCGTACTGGAAGAGAAGGGAGACGTAGGCTGGTACCGACCCGACGACCAGATCTTCATTCCGCAGTCCACGGCCCAGTACAGGGTCATGGGCGGCCGCGACCGACTGAGCTCGATCTACGCCTCGACCGAGACGGTGGCCGAGCTCGATTTCGCCTACACCGAGATCGATCGGGTCATGCGCCGCGAACACCGCATCCGCCCGGGCGACGATCCGGACTTCAACGTACGCAACTCGGCCGAACTCATCGAGACCTTCAACGAGGCGAACGAGACCTTCGGCTATCTGCTCGCCGGCATCGCCGGGGTGAGCCTTCTCGTCGGCGGAATCGGCATCATGAACATCATGCTGGTCTCGGTTACCGAACGCACCCGGGAGATCGGCATCCGCAAGGCGCTCGGCGCCACCCGGCAGGCGATACTCTCCCAGTTCCTGGTGGAGGCCTTCACCCTATGCCTGCTGGGCGGCCTGCTCGGCGTCGCCTTGGGCTACGGCGCTTCCGAGTTCGCCAAAGACCGGTTCGGATGGGAGCTCGTCGTCTCCCCCGAGACAGTGGCCCTCGCTCTCGGCGTGAGCGCCGGGATCGGCATCTTCTTCGGCATCTGGCCGGCCCGACGGGCATCGATACTCGATCCCATCGACGCGCTTCGCTACGAGTAG
- a CDS encoding carboxypeptidase regulatory-like domain-containing protein, with the protein MTSGPGPDHLGRFSGLVRGLRPATLALLPALGFVSYPESLSAQEVNGVVTTNENGERVEGSMIVLIDAGGEVVDRSLTDARGAFSLEADAPGSHTLRVERIGFARFVDGPFQVPRAGVLRHVRVTVQAIRLSGIDVYGAKRCDVRPDEGRNMAQVWEEIRKALEAAEWTSENAVYRYTLLNYRHVTDRRRREVLDEQRSFQPSRDVAPFYSIPVDDLVDGGFVQSDHEGGTMYYAPDAAAFLSHEFLNSHCFGLRSRDGELGLTFGPLPDRFLPDIEGTMWLDIESATLEKLEFTYVNVPNPRDLEPAKGFVGFTAMPNGTWIVKDWEIDMPMWAQPPGEIFGRAFRRIRGGATWRVSDRTGTIVLEAATATVGGRVAYVTGPAAGVPPPPPPTSVPEPPTSPPSPATPRSLRIT; encoded by the coding sequence ATGACTAGCGGTCCGGGGCCCGATCACCTGGGTCGGTTCTCGGGCCTGGTCCGCGGACTCCGCCCGGCGACCCTCGCGCTGCTGCCTGCACTGGGGTTCGTTTCGTACCCCGAGTCGCTCTCCGCTCAGGAGGTGAACGGCGTGGTAACGACCAACGAGAACGGGGAGCGAGTGGAAGGCAGCATGATCGTGCTCATCGACGCGGGGGGCGAGGTGGTCGACCGTTCCCTGACCGACGCTCGCGGAGCCTTCTCCCTGGAGGCCGACGCTCCGGGCTCGCACACGCTGCGGGTGGAACGGATCGGTTTCGCTCGCTTTGTCGACGGACCGTTCCAAGTGCCTAGGGCAGGGGTTCTCAGGCATGTCCGAGTCACTGTCCAGGCGATTCGACTGAGCGGCATCGACGTGTACGGCGCCAAGCGCTGCGACGTCCGCCCCGACGAAGGTCGAAACATGGCGCAGGTCTGGGAGGAGATACGCAAGGCGCTCGAAGCCGCGGAGTGGACAAGCGAGAACGCGGTCTACCGCTACACCCTGCTCAACTACCGCCACGTGACCGACCGTCGCAGACGGGAGGTGCTCGACGAACAGCGGAGCTTCCAGCCGTCCCGCGATGTGGCGCCCTTCTACTCCATACCGGTGGACGATCTGGTGGACGGGGGTTTCGTACAGTCTGACCACGAAGGCGGCACCATGTACTATGCGCCCGACGCCGCAGCCTTCCTCTCCCACGAATTCCTGAACTCGCACTGCTTCGGGCTGCGCTCCCGAGACGGCGAGCTCGGCCTGACCTTCGGGCCGCTCCCGGACCGGTTTCTGCCGGATATCGAGGGAACGATGTGGCTGGACATCGAGAGCGCGACCCTGGAAAAACTGGAATTCACCTACGTCAACGTCCCGAATCCGCGAGATCTGGAACCCGCCAAGGGCTTCGTGGGCTTCACGGCGATGCCGAACGGAACCTGGATAGTGAAAGACTGGGAGATCGACATGCCCATGTGGGCGCAACCTCCCGGTGAGATCTTCGGACGGGCGTTCCGACGCATCCGCGGGGGCGCCACATGGCGCGTCAGCGACCGGACCGGGACGATCGTGCTCGAAGCCGCCACCGCCACGGTCGGCGGGAGGGTCGCATACGTAACGGGTCCGGCGGCCGGTGTTCCGCCTCCGCCGCCGCCGACCTCCGTCCCGGAGCCGCCGACGTCGCCGCCCTCGCCGGCGACACCACGCTCGCTTCGCATTACGTGA
- a CDS encoding TonB-dependent receptor plug domain-containing protein — MPRFFPFSALLVLTAVGAPSVSLASQEPDTVVAEEPVIELDPILVQVLGSPIGLGSPFAVAVAAGDELTGANAGAHLEEAIRAVPGVQIQNRFNMAVGERLSVRGHGPRAQFGVRGVRVLVDGIPATLPDGQSTLDHLDLGGLVRVEALRGPAASVYGNAAGGVLHLSTLDDGSDTGPLTRVRAAAGSHGLLSLRGEAGDASGGTIYRMAYSHLEYDGYRTNPVANDGGVYGGGRRSVVNAVWSAPFRGGVVKATANGVDLSALNPGSLSQTLLDEGDRQAYRFNVVSKTGKDVRQGQGGVSWNGPLASTDAEFAAWGIWRDVDNPIPGRVIDLTRAAGGLRGLTTSRHETGGGTVTLGGGVEYHLMADDRKNYGNDGGTRTELRLDQAENVQAASVFGQLRFDGPGGVFSALAGLRYDRISFSAEDRFTADGFDDSGSRAMDALSPSVGLVARAGGLELFASAARSFETPTTSELANRVDGAGGINPDLGPQRGFTVEGGFRGDARGGAIFEAVVFRSNLTDELVPFEVPSAPGRTFYRNAGSSSHSGVELSLRALLGDVGSVRVAYTMVSARFDEYAPEGNDYSGNHVPGLAPDRLDAVVSTGSGPVFGELRALYQGKVPVDDAGEHSSPAFLTADLRLGLDDFETGRIGFSPFLAVTNILDRSYNSSVVVNAFGSRYFEPGPGRTFSVGLEMDLGR; from the coding sequence ATGCCCCGCTTTTTCCCGTTCTCGGCCCTCCTGGTTCTTACTGCGGTCGGCGCTCCTTCGGTCTCCCTTGCCTCGCAGGAGCCGGACACAGTCGTGGCGGAGGAGCCCGTCATCGAGCTCGACCCCATACTCGTGCAAGTGCTCGGCTCCCCCATAGGCCTGGGGTCGCCCTTTGCGGTGGCAGTCGCGGCGGGCGACGAGCTCACCGGGGCCAACGCGGGCGCACATCTGGAAGAGGCGATCCGCGCGGTGCCCGGCGTTCAGATCCAAAACCGCTTCAACATGGCCGTGGGCGAGCGGTTGTCGGTCAGGGGCCACGGTCCGCGGGCGCAGTTCGGCGTCAGGGGTGTGCGCGTGCTCGTGGACGGCATACCGGCGACGCTCCCGGACGGCCAATCGACGCTCGACCATCTCGATCTCGGCGGACTGGTGCGGGTGGAGGCGCTGCGGGGCCCGGCCGCCTCGGTGTACGGCAACGCCGCCGGCGGAGTGCTTCATCTGAGCACCCTGGACGACGGGAGCGACACGGGTCCGCTTACCCGCGTGCGAGCGGCGGCAGGATCGCACGGTCTCCTCTCGCTGCGGGGCGAGGCGGGCGACGCCTCGGGCGGCACTATCTACCGGATGGCGTACTCGCATCTGGAATACGACGGTTACCGTACCAATCCGGTGGCGAACGACGGCGGCGTCTACGGCGGCGGCAGGCGTTCCGTCGTGAACGCCGTCTGGAGCGCTCCCTTCCGAGGAGGTGTGGTCAAGGCGACCGCGAACGGTGTCGATCTGTCCGCGCTCAATCCCGGCTCACTCTCTCAGACGCTTCTCGACGAAGGAGACCGGCAGGCGTACCGCTTCAACGTGGTGAGCAAGACCGGCAAGGATGTGCGCCAGGGTCAGGGTGGAGTCTCGTGGAACGGCCCTCTGGCATCCACCGACGCCGAATTCGCCGCCTGGGGGATCTGGCGGGACGTCGACAATCCCATTCCCGGACGGGTTATCGACCTGACCCGAGCCGCCGGAGGCTTGAGGGGTCTCACAACTTCGCGTCACGAGACCGGGGGCGGGACCGTTACCCTGGGTGGAGGCGTCGAGTACCACCTCATGGCCGACGACCGCAAGAACTACGGTAACGATGGCGGGACACGCACCGAACTGAGACTCGATCAGGCCGAGAACGTGCAGGCGGCCTCGGTTTTCGGACAGCTTCGCTTCGACGGCCCCGGAGGAGTCTTCTCGGCGCTGGCGGGATTGCGCTACGACCGCATCAGCTTCAGCGCCGAGGATCGCTTCACAGCCGACGGCTTCGACGACTCAGGCTCCCGGGCCATGGACGCGCTCTCGCCGTCGGTCGGCCTGGTCGCCCGGGCCGGCGGCCTCGAGCTCTTCGCGTCGGCGGCACGCTCCTTCGAGACGCCCACGACCTCGGAGCTCGCCAACCGGGTGGACGGCGCCGGGGGCATCAATCCCGATCTGGGACCTCAGCGCGGATTTACCGTCGAAGGCGGATTTCGCGGCGACGCCAGGGGCGGAGCGATCTTCGAGGCGGTCGTCTTCCGCTCGAATCTGACCGACGAACTCGTGCCCTTCGAGGTGCCGAGCGCACCGGGACGTACCTTCTACCGCAATGCGGGAAGCTCGTCGCACTCCGGGGTCGAGCTCTCGCTCAGGGCCCTGCTCGGCGATGTCGGCAGCGTCCGGGTGGCCTACACCATGGTCAGCGCCCGTTTCGACGAGTACGCGCCCGAGGGAAACGACTACTCGGGCAACCACGTGCCGGGGCTCGCGCCGGATCGGCTCGATGCGGTGGTGTCGACGGGATCGGGCCCGGTGTTCGGGGAGCTGCGGGCGCTCTACCAGGGCAAGGTGCCCGTGGACGACGCCGGTGAACACAGCTCTCCCGCCTTTCTGACAGCCGATCTCCGTCTGGGCCTGGACGATTTCGAGACAGGCAGGATCGGCTTTTCTCCCTTCCTCGCCGTCACCAACATCCTCGACCGATCCTACAACAGCTCCGTGGTCGTGAACGCCTTCGGCAGCCGCTACTTCGAACCCGGCCCGGGGCGGACGTTTTCGGTAGGTCTCGAGATGGATCTCGGGAGGTAA
- a CDS encoding ABC transporter ATP-binding protein: MIKTQKLTKHYFLGAETVKAVRDVDLEIRRGEFVAIMGPSGSGKSTFMNMIGCLDTPTSGDYWLNGEQVSKLSDNRLANVRNRQIGFVFQTFNLLPRATALHNVELPLIYAGVGSRERTRRAKEKLELVGLGDRMAHRPPEMSGGQRQRVAIARALVNDPAILLADEPTGNLDSQTSAGILKQLQALNDNGQTIVVVTHEHDVAALAKRQVHLLDGKIWSDFLNELQGAPA; this comes from the coding sequence ATTATCAAGACCCAAAAGCTGACCAAGCACTACTTTCTCGGCGCGGAAACCGTGAAGGCGGTGCGCGATGTCGATCTGGAGATCAGGCGGGGTGAGTTCGTCGCCATCATGGGTCCCTCGGGTAGCGGGAAGTCCACCTTCATGAACATGATCGGATGCCTGGACACGCCGACCTCCGGCGACTACTGGCTCAACGGCGAACAGGTCAGCAAGCTCTCCGACAATCGCCTCGCCAACGTCCGCAACCGCCAGATCGGCTTCGTCTTCCAGACCTTCAACCTGCTGCCTCGGGCGACCGCGCTGCACAACGTCGAACTTCCGCTCATCTACGCGGGAGTGGGATCGCGCGAACGAACCCGCCGAGCGAAGGAGAAGCTCGAACTGGTGGGGCTCGGGGATCGCATGGCTCACCGCCCGCCCGAGATGTCGGGCGGACAGCGCCAGCGGGTCGCCATCGCGAGGGCCCTGGTCAACGACCCGGCGATCCTGCTGGCGGACGAGCCCACCGGCAATCTCGACTCGCAGACGAGCGCCGGCATCCTCAAGCAGTTGCAAGCCCTCAACGACAACGGTCAGACGATTGTCGTCGTAACGCACGAACACGACGTAGCCGCCCTCGCCAAGCGGCAGGTCCATCTCCTCGACGGGAAGATCTGGAGCGACTTCCTCAACGAGTTGCAAGGAGCGCCGGCATGA
- a CDS encoding sigma-70 family RNA polymerase sigma factor, with product MIRRAARGDPEAVKVLYDRYSPRVYAVVRRIVGDDNSAEDCTQEVWMRVFGALDRFRGEARFSTWVHRIAVNAALQEVRSADARRKREEFVALDRRIEARTGDPLLRHRLERALDRLPLGMRRVIILHDVEGFTHEEIGRKLGVTSGTSKSQLFKARAKMRNMLTQTVSEPEYGVGAWGT from the coding sequence GTGATCAGACGCGCCGCCAGGGGAGACCCCGAGGCGGTGAAGGTTCTGTATGATCGCTACTCGCCTCGGGTGTATGCCGTCGTGCGTCGAATAGTGGGCGATGACAATTCGGCCGAGGACTGTACGCAGGAGGTGTGGATGAGGGTGTTCGGGGCGCTGGATCGCTTCAGAGGAGAGGCTCGTTTCTCGACTTGGGTGCATCGGATCGCCGTGAACGCGGCCCTGCAGGAGGTCCGCTCCGCCGACGCTCGCAGGAAACGAGAGGAGTTCGTCGCCTTGGACCGGAGGATCGAGGCACGGACCGGCGACCCGCTCCTCAGGCACCGGCTGGAGCGGGCCCTCGACCGTTTGCCCCTCGGGATGCGACGGGTGATCATCCTTCACGACGTGGAGGGATTCACGCACGAGGAGATCGGTCGTAAGCTCGGGGTCACGTCGGGCACGTCGAAGTCACAGCTCTTCAAGGCACGCGCAAAGATGAGAAACATGCTCACCCAAACGGTGAGCGAACCGGAATACGGAGTTGGAGCATGGGGCACCTAA
- a CDS encoding PDZ domain-containing protein — MNLTRRRAASTFFSTAAVACALSALGPSDSHALPVQERAPVAEVERGWLAISLTSFVRPGGNVREVYVSWVVPDGPAALAGVRVGDRILEVNDRPGSDLLSGNRSLRPRFQVGESVRLLLENEGETRELTVVPVAAPLSVSVGDAGDMLDSFRVVWPRTMDSLEMVWPLTMDSLEMVWPRMMDSLEMVSPRTMHSLEMVWPRMMTEEMIADYSLAMDSMVTSYSFAQDAATMLDSMVLQLRPGPMRLTVALDSLGLTAVRYPLFTRLSFMRPELDPAVRATQATLADSIRSVRLRPDFSPLYPFLLGRNRVAGAMLTEVSPELGSYFGVEGGLLVVDVEEGSPADQVGFVPGDVIVEARGEALGGLLLELRRTFNSPGREGTVLTIMRAGERMELTIR, encoded by the coding sequence ATGAACCTGACTCGCAGACGCGCCGCTTCCACCTTTTTCTCCACCGCTGCTGTCGCCTGCGCCCTGAGCGCACTCGGACCGAGCGACTCCCACGCCCTTCCGGTGCAGGAGCGCGCACCGGTCGCCGAGGTCGAGAGGGGCTGGCTGGCGATATCGCTCACGAGCTTCGTCCGACCGGGCGGCAACGTGAGGGAGGTATATGTCTCCTGGGTGGTCCCGGACGGACCGGCCGCGCTCGCCGGAGTCCGGGTCGGTGACCGAATACTCGAAGTCAACGACCGGCCCGGTTCCGATTTGCTGAGCGGAAATCGAAGTCTGCGTCCCCGTTTCCAGGTCGGCGAATCGGTTCGGTTGCTCCTCGAGAACGAGGGTGAGACCCGCGAGCTCACCGTGGTGCCGGTGGCGGCGCCGCTGAGCGTGTCGGTCGGGGACGCCGGCGACATGCTGGACTCGTTTCGCGTGGTATGGCCGCGGACGATGGATTCCCTGGAGATGGTATGGCCGCTGACGATGGATTCCCTGGAGATGGTATGGCCGCGGATGATGGATTCCCTGGAGATGGTATCGCCGCGGACGATGCATTCTCTGGAGATGGTATGGCCGCGGATGATGACGGAAGAGATGATCGCTGACTATTCGTTGGCTATGGATTCCATGGTCACCTCCTACTCTTTCGCGCAGGACGCCGCCACCATGCTGGACTCGATGGTGCTTCAGCTGCGGCCCGGACCGATGAGACTCACGGTGGCGTTGGATTCGCTTGGCCTGACGGCGGTCCGGTATCCCCTCTTCACTAGACTCAGTTTCATGCGTCCGGAGTTGGACCCGGCGGTACGGGCGACCCAGGCGACTTTGGCAGACTCGATTCGTTCGGTGCGTCTGCGCCCCGACTTCAGCCCGCTCTACCCCTTCCTGTTGGGACGGAACCGCGTCGCAGGCGCGATGCTGACCGAGGTGTCACCCGAACTGGGCAGCTACTTCGGCGTGGAGGGAGGCCTGCTGGTGGTGGATGTCGAGGAAGGTTCGCCGGCCGATCAGGTCGGGTTCGTTCCGGGCGACGTGATCGTCGAGGCCAGGGGAGAGGCGTTAGGAGGATTGCTCCTCGAGCTGCGGCGCACCTTCAACTCGCCCGGACGCGAGGGCACCGTGCTGACGATCATGCGCGCAGGCGAAAGGATGGAGCTGACCATCCGTTAA
- a CDS encoding carboxypeptidase regulatory-like domain-containing protein has translation MRIAGTGENAEVNADGSFVLPGLAEGRQSIEVRHPLLDTMGFRSRLTAFEATLGSVVALDLDAPRTPESLAYACFPEGGDPVRPPLLARFMGRNAPLAGAEVAVGWSGDVEWPRGEKGDPPLAMPPPNLPEIEGEELRWSPQEGPEGVELRTLTDARGMLVLCEPPYDGEASITVRHGGESWVRDLPEAANVPAVILVYNLH, from the coding sequence GTGAGAATCGCCGGAACGGGGGAGAACGCCGAGGTGAACGCCGACGGATCCTTCGTCCTGCCCGGCCTGGCCGAGGGTCGGCAGAGCATCGAGGTGCGCCATCCGCTCCTTGACACCATGGGCTTCCGTTCCCGACTGACCGCCTTCGAGGCGACGCTCGGGTCGGTGGTCGCGCTCGATCTCGACGCTCCCCGAACGCCGGAGTCGCTCGCCTACGCCTGCTTCCCGGAGGGCGGCGACCCAGTTCGTCCGCCGCTTCTGGCCCGATTCATGGGGCGAAATGCTCCCCTTGCCGGCGCCGAGGTCGCGGTCGGATGGAGCGGAGACGTGGAGTGGCCGCGCGGTGAGAAGGGCGATCCGCCGCTCGCCATGCCGCCCCCGAACCTGCCCGAGATCGAAGGCGAAGAGCTCCGCTGGAGCCCGCAGGAAGGCCCGGAGGGGGTCGAGCTGCGCACGCTGACCGACGCCCGGGGTATGCTGGTGCTCTGTGAGCCGCCTTACGACGGGGAGGCGTCGATCACCGTGCGGCACGGCGGTGAGAGCTGGGTGCGGGACCTGCCCGAAGCCGCGAACGTGCCGGCAGTCATCCTCGTCTACAACCTCCACTGA
- a CDS encoding threonine synthase, whose amino-acid sequence MTSSSTRAEALPATDLGFEGTVDPQATPTFPGASHLECSATGERFESEQLIRLSPAGKPLLVRYHLAPLRGVFTPESLRGRRSDLWRYAEVLPVRRPECRVALGEGWTPLIESERLAAAMGVGRLWLKDEGQNPTGSFKARGLGMAVSRALELGAKAVALPSAGNAGSAAAAYGAAAGLPVHVVVPDDTPPPILEEMRALGAEVRLIDGLISDCGRIVAEGAARHGWFDLSTLKEPYRIEGKKTMGYELFEQLGGRLPDAIVYPTGGGTGLVGMWKAFDEMESLGWIGSERPKMFSVQARGCAPIVRAWERGVEEAGMWEDARTYASGLRVPGAVGDFLILRALRDSGGAAVAVSDSDMAAWVGRIGRHTGIFAAPEGGATAAATVALRATGAVVPDDEVALFITGSGLKYVGTEPDD is encoded by the coding sequence ATGACCTCCTCCTCGACCAGGGCCGAGGCTCTTCCCGCTACCGACCTCGGATTCGAGGGAACCGTCGATCCGCAGGCGACCCCGACCTTTCCAGGAGCGAGCCATCTCGAGTGCAGCGCGACCGGCGAGCGCTTCGAGAGCGAGCAGCTCATCCGCCTCTCTCCTGCGGGCAAGCCGCTTCTCGTCCGCTACCACCTCGCCCCTCTCCGAGGCGTCTTCACCCCCGAGAGTCTCCGAGGGCGAAGGTCCGATCTTTGGCGCTACGCGGAGGTTCTGCCGGTGCGTCGGCCCGAGTGCAGGGTCGCCCTGGGCGAGGGCTGGACTCCGCTCATCGAGTCCGAAAGGCTGGCCGCGGCCATGGGTGTAGGCAGGCTGTGGCTGAAGGACGAAGGTCAGAATCCCACTGGCAGCTTCAAGGCGAGAGGGCTGGGGATGGCCGTATCGCGTGCGCTGGAGCTGGGCGCGAAGGCCGTAGCCCTGCCTTCCGCCGGAAATGCAGGGAGTGCGGCGGCGGCCTACGGCGCGGCGGCGGGCCTTCCCGTACACGTGGTGGTGCCCGACGACACCCCGCCGCCCATCCTGGAGGAGATGCGGGCCTTGGGCGCCGAGGTCAGGCTTATCGACGGCCTCATCAGCGACTGCGGCCGGATCGTAGCCGAGGGCGCTGCCCGCCATGGCTGGTTCGACCTCTCCACCCTCAAGGAGCCCTATCGGATAGAAGGCAAGAAGACGATGGGCTACGAACTCTTCGAGCAGCTCGGCGGGCGGCTCCCCGACGCGATCGTCTATCCCACGGGAGGCGGCACCGGGCTCGTGGGCATGTGGAAGGCGTTCGACGAGATGGAGAGCCTGGGCTGGATCGGGTCCGAACGCCCGAAGATGTTCAGCGTGCAGGCCAGAGGCTGCGCCCCGATCGTCCGCGCCTGGGAGCGAGGCGTGGAGGAAGCCGGCATGTGGGAGGACGCGCGCACTTACGCTTCCGGGCTCCGGGTCCCGGGTGCGGTCGGCGATTTCCTCATCCTCAGGGCGTTGAGGGACTCCGGGGGAGCGGCCGTCGCGGTCTCCGACTCCGATATGGCGGCATGGGTCGGGCGCATCGGACGCCACACCGGCATCTTCGCCGCGCCCGAGGGCGGTGCCACCGCCGCAGCGACCGTCGCTCTTCGCGCTACCGGGGCCGTGGTTCCGGACGACGAGGTGGCCCTCTTCATAACCGGGAGCGGACTCAAGTACGTAGGAACGGAGCCGGATGACTAG
- a CDS encoding efflux RND transporter periplasmic adaptor subunit: MKTHARFPLLPTLSSGLLLAAALGACTSSEPIEEGPAYETASVERGTLTITTEATGEVEPIRRVEVKSKAAGEVLRLFVDVGDDVEPGALLAEIDPRDVQNGFNQAEADLGVAKARMGNSEAERNRSNELLAAGVITPSENEAAQLDYANAQANLVKATTNLELAQLRLNDVRIRAPMAGTILQKNVEEGSVIQSASGNVSGGTTLFVMANLNEMQVRTRVDETDMGQLTAGMTTSVQVEAYRDTNFPGRLDKVEPQAEVIQNVTMFPVIISLPNSTGLLRPGMNAEVEIFIDEARDVLLVPNTAIVQTADVGPAAMALGLDPDALDLGSIMRAGFAGREGGAMAGGFGGGAADGVGAGALRTGNAPSSAGASAAASTGESGGSTPETGNRNGGGRPMTAEALAAGGVNGSGGNGANESGGESGAQDAGSDQALPTGTAAVQRLRAQAAAGEITQDSMRALLGAMRSMGGGMGGAMPGGGVLGTGMPNQARESRPAVVFVLGDDGLPVPRLVQIGLNDWDRTEVVDGIEMGETLVVVGAAQLRAQQEAWLNQMRARFGGGSSPLPGGRGGRR; encoded by the coding sequence ATGAAGACCCACGCCCGTTTCCCTCTCCTCCCGACTCTCTCGAGCGGCCTCCTTCTGGCGGCGGCTCTCGGGGCCTGTACTTCGTCCGAACCGATCGAGGAAGGTCCCGCCTACGAAACCGCGTCGGTCGAAAGGGGCACCCTGACCATCACGACCGAGGCGACCGGAGAGGTCGAGCCCATCCGCAGGGTCGAGGTCAAGTCCAAGGCTGCTGGCGAAGTGCTGCGCCTGTTCGTGGACGTAGGCGACGACGTCGAGCCGGGCGCTTTGCTCGCCGAGATCGATCCGCGCGACGTCCAGAACGGGTTCAACCAGGCCGAGGCGGACCTGGGTGTGGCGAAGGCGCGCATGGGTAACTCCGAAGCGGAGCGCAATCGCTCGAACGAGCTGCTCGCGGCGGGAGTCATAACGCCGTCGGAGAACGAAGCCGCCCAGCTCGACTACGCCAACGCTCAGGCGAATCTGGTGAAGGCGACCACCAACCTGGAACTCGCACAGCTTCGGCTGAACGACGTCCGCATCCGGGCACCAATGGCGGGCACCATTCTGCAGAAGAACGTCGAAGAGGGCTCGGTCATCCAGTCCGCCTCCGGCAACGTCTCCGGCGGCACGACCCTCTTCGTCATGGCCAATCTCAACGAGATGCAGGTGCGCACCCGGGTGGACGAGACCGACATGGGTCAACTGACCGCCGGCATGACCACTTCAGTGCAGGTCGAGGCCTACCGGGACACCAACTTCCCAGGACGGCTCGACAAGGTCGAACCACAGGCCGAGGTGATCCAGAACGTGACCATGTTTCCCGTCATCATCTCCCTGCCCAACAGCACGGGCCTGCTCAGGCCCGGGATGAACGCCGAGGTGGAGATCTTCATCGACGAGGCGCGAGATGTGCTTCTGGTGCCGAACACCGCGATCGTTCAGACGGCGGACGTGGGCCCGGCGGCGATGGCGCTCGGACTGGATCCCGACGCCCTCGATCTCGGCAGCATCATGCGGGCGGGCTTCGCCGGCCGCGAAGGGGGCGCGATGGCTGGCGGCTTCGGAGGCGGCGCGGCCGACGGCGTAGGTGCCGGAGCGCTCCGGACCGGCAACGCTCCGTCATCTGCGGGTGCGAGCGCGGCTGCTTCGACCGGCGAGTCCGGCGGATCGACGCCTGAAACCGGAAACCGCAACGGGGGCGGCCGCCCGATGACGGCCGAGGCCTTGGCGGCCGGAGGGGTGAACGGGTCCGGTGGCAACGGCGCCAACGAGAGCGGTGGTGAGTCGGGGGCTCAGGATGCCGGCTCCGACCAGGCTCTGCCGACGGGCACGGCGGCGGTCCAGCGGCTCAGGGCCCAGGCGGCCGCCGGCGAGATCACCCAGGACTCGATGCGCGCCCTGCTGGGCGCGATGCGCTCGATGGGCGGCGGTATGGGCGGAGCGATGCCGGGTGGCGGAGTGTTGGGAACGGGCATGCCGAATCAGGCGCGCGAATCACGCCCGGCCGTGGTCTTCGTCCTAGGCGACGACGGCCTGCCCGTGCCTCGTCTCGTCCAGATCGGTCTCAACGACTGGGACCGAACGGAGGTGGTCGACGGGATCGAGATGGGCGAGACCCTGGTGGTGGTGGGGGCCGCGCAGCTTCGCGCCCAACAGGAGGCGTGGTTGAACCAGATGCGCGCACGCTTCGGGGGCGGCTCGTCGCCCCTGCCGGGCGGCAGAGGCGGACGTCGCTGA